The Hypnocyclicus thermotrophus genome includes a window with the following:
- the rplW gene encoding 50S ribosomal protein L23, which produces MNLYDIIKKPVITEKSELQRRENNVYTFIVDKRANKIEIRKAVESIFGVKVEEVNTLTVKPELKRYGMRVYKTKFVKKAMVKVKDGDKINLFPEV; this is translated from the coding sequence ATGAATTTATACGATATAATAAAAAAACCTGTAATCACTGAAAAAAGTGAATTACAAAGAAGAGAAAATAATGTATATACTTTTATAGTTGATAAAAGAGCTAATAAGATAGAAATAAGAAAAGCTGTTGAGAGTATATTCGGTGTAAAAGTAGAAGAAGTAAACACTTTAACTGTAAAGCCTGAATTAAAAAGATACGGTATGAGAGTATATAAAACTAAATTTGTAAAAAAAGCTATGGTAAAAGTAAAAGATGGAGATAAAATCAATCTTTTTCCAGAAGTTTAA
- the rplD gene encoding 50S ribosomal protein L4, with protein sequence MLLDLFNINGEKTGTVEVNDAVFGIDPNKAVIHEVLTAELAAARQGTAATKTRAMVRGGGRKPFKQKGTGRARQGTIRAPHMVGGGVALGPQPRSYEKKVNKKVRKLAVKSALAAKIQEGNLVVIDGGFDEIKTKKAITLVKALEANNKQLFVVNDLTAEADWNLYLSARNLVNAVVLQPNELGVYWLLKQEKVIVTKEALKTIEEVLA encoded by the coding sequence ATGCTATTAGATTTATTTAATATAAATGGAGAAAAGACTGGTACTGTAGAAGTAAATGATGCGGTATTCGGAATTGATCCAAATAAAGCGGTTATACATGAAGTTTTAACTGCTGAATTAGCGGCAGCAAGACAAGGTACAGCTGCAACTAAAACAAGAGCTATGGTTAGAGGAGGGGGAAGAAAACCTTTCAAACAAAAAGGAACTGGTAGAGCAAGACAAGGTACAATAAGAGCTCCTCACATGGTTGGTGGAGGGGTAGCGTTAGGACCTCAACCAAGAAGTTATGAGAAAAAAGTTAATAAAAAAGTTAGAAAATTAGCTGTTAAATCTGCTTTAGCTGCTAAAATACAAGAAGGTAATTTAGTAGTAATAGATGGTGGATTTGATGAAATAAAAACTAAAAAAGCTATAACTTTAGTAAAAGCATTAGAAGCTAACAATAAACAATTATTTGTTGTTAATGACTTGACAGCAGAAGCTGATTGGAATTTATATTTATCAGCTAGAAACTTAGTTAATGCTGTTGTTTTACAACCAAATGAACTAGGTGTTTATTGGTTACTAAAACAAGAAAAAGTTATTGTGACAAAAGAAGCACTTAAAACAATCGAGGAGGTGCTAGCATAA